Proteins found in one Candidatus Saccharimonadales bacterium genomic segment:
- a CDS encoding GspE/PulE family protein, protein MSVLSTENQQQVEEALVSAGLIADEDLASYKDEAAKAKEPLFQLLIKKGVLNDEQLTKTLANVTNVPYVNLSEAAIDPKVLNLVPKDIAERFMAVPLGEMNNRLVVAMLDANNVQAVDFLSNKISRPLKVYLASETGIKGILAQYHVGLDEGISAALGAEEKAADQAEDEHKSDKKKDKDIKTIVQDSPISRALTTILDYAAKSGASDIHIEPMPTDVKIRARIDGVLREIMRLPKSIEPALVSRVKILSSLKIDEHRVPQDGQFDILVAEKEVDLRIAISPVVWGEQVVIRLLDKSGVSLKLEDMGYRGRALRTIREGIKQPNGMVLTSGPTGSGKSTSMYALIQEIISDEINIVTLEDPVEYKMSGVNQIQVNSDVGLTFASGLRAILRQDPDVVLVGEIRDKETAQLAVQAALTGHLVFSTLHTNSASGVLPRLLDMGIEPFLIASTVNTVIGQRLVRRIDEGGKEEYQSNDAETKSIQETLGRLLPKTKEDAAQAAQDLGYDNLPLAGEKAYTLYKGHDSKQNPGGYKGRMGLYEVIDVNEEIENLITKRSTSGEIQKLAQAQGTVTMREDGYLKALQGLTSIAEVNRVAALDSA, encoded by the coding sequence ATGAGTGTCCTCTCGACGGAAAACCAGCAACAGGTTGAGGAAGCCTTGGTTTCAGCTGGTTTAATTGCCGACGAAGACCTGGCCTCCTATAAAGACGAAGCCGCCAAGGCCAAAGAACCGTTGTTTCAGTTATTGATTAAAAAGGGCGTCTTAAACGACGAACAGCTGACAAAAACCCTCGCCAACGTCACCAACGTGCCCTACGTGAACTTATCAGAAGCGGCGATCGACCCAAAAGTTCTAAATCTCGTGCCAAAAGATATCGCCGAACGTTTTATGGCCGTTCCGCTGGGAGAGATGAATAACAGGTTAGTGGTGGCGATGCTAGACGCCAATAATGTTCAAGCAGTGGATTTCTTATCGAATAAAATCAGCCGTCCGCTGAAGGTATATCTGGCGTCCGAAACAGGTATAAAGGGAATTTTGGCCCAGTATCACGTCGGTTTGGATGAAGGCATATCCGCCGCTTTGGGAGCTGAAGAAAAAGCTGCCGATCAAGCCGAGGACGAGCACAAAAGCGATAAGAAAAAAGACAAAGACATCAAAACAATCGTCCAAGACTCGCCGATTAGCCGGGCACTGACGACTATTTTGGACTATGCCGCCAAATCGGGCGCGTCCGACATCCATATTGAGCCCATGCCAACCGACGTTAAGATCCGAGCCCGGATTGACGGTGTTTTAAGAGAAATCATGCGGTTGCCCAAATCAATTGAGCCGGCATTGGTTTCTCGGGTTAAAATTCTCAGTTCGCTCAAAATTGACGAGCACCGGGTACCCCAAGACGGCCAGTTTGATATTTTGGTAGCCGAAAAGGAAGTTGACTTAAGAATTGCTATCTCGCCGGTGGTCTGGGGAGAGCAGGTTGTCATTAGGCTGCTGGATAAATCCGGAGTCAGCCTCAAGTTAGAGGACATGGGTTATCGCGGCCGGGCCCTAAGAACGATTCGAGAAGGTATCAAACAACCCAACGGCATGGTCTTAACCAGCGGTCCGACTGGATCAGGTAAGTCAACTTCAATGTATGCCTTGATACAGGAAATTATTTCCGACGAGATAAACATCGTTACGCTGGAAGATCCGGTGGAGTACAAGATGAGTGGGGTTAATCAAATTCAAGTCAACTCTGATGTCGGTCTGACCTTTGCTTCCGGGCTGCGGGCTATTTTGCGTCAGGACCCGGACGTGGTGCTGGTCGGGGAGATTAGGGACAAAGAGACCGCCCAGCTGGCAGTTCAAGCCGCGCTGACCGGGCATTTGGTATTTTCAACTCTTCATACCAACTCGGCTTCGGGCGTGTTGCCGCGTTTGTTGGATATGGGCATCGAACCGTTTTTGATCGCCAGTACGGTTAATACCGTCATTGGCCAGCGGCTAGTCAGGCGCATAGACGAAGGCGGCAAGGAAGAATATCAGTCTAACGACGCCGAGACCAAGTCCATCCAGGAGACATTGGGCCGCTTGCTGCCCAAAACCAAAGAAGACGCCGCCCAGGCGGCCCAGGATCTGGGTTACGACAATTTGCCTCTGGCCGGTGAAAAAGCTTATACTTTGTATAAAGGTCATGACAGTAAGCAAAATCCCGGCGGCTATAAGGGCCGAATGGGGTTGTACGAGGTCATAGACGTCAACGAGGAGATTGAAAAC
- the pilO gene encoding type 4a pilus biogenesis protein PilO produces MKLAIFSTKRQAIEKAKSTVLTSVVIASIVVSFSIVTVNFLWDLRGYNSRVIKEKNLAKVTLRQNLINADELTAQFSVFEASGVKSSEILDALPSTYDYAALVTSVNSIAKRSGLELTGFAGTDQSNEAPGTAVTPSPFEMAFSISVAGSYDSLKKFVDNLDRSIRPFQVRALSISGTDQAITADIAISTYFQPKADIGTETKVVQ; encoded by the coding sequence ATGAAATTAGCTATCTTCTCGACCAAGCGCCAAGCCATAGAAAAAGCTAAATCGACGGTCTTGACTAGTGTAGTAATCGCGTCCATTGTCGTGTCGTTCTCGATTGTTACTGTTAATTTTTTGTGGGATTTGAGGGGTTATAACAGCCGGGTTATCAAAGAGAAGAACCTGGCCAAGGTAACGCTTAGGCAGAATCTAATCAATGCCGATGAATTGACTGCGCAATTTTCTGTTTTTGAAGCCAGCGGCGTCAAGTCTAGTGAAATACTAGACGCTCTGCCGAGCACCTACGATTACGCCGCGCTGGTCACGTCAGTTAACTCGATTGCCAAGCGTAGCGGTCTGGAGCTGACTGGCTTTGCCGGAACTGATCAAAGCAATGAAGCACCCGGCACGGCAGTTACGCCCTCGCCGTTTGAGATGGCCTTTTCCATCAGCGTAGCCGGTAGCTACGACAGCCTCAAAAAGTTCGTGGACAACCTTGATAGGAGCATCCGGCCCTTCCAGGTTCGGGCTTTGTCAATCTCCGGTACCGATCAAGCCATTACGGCGGACATCGCGATCTCAACATATTTTCAACCTAAGGCCGATATCGGCACGGAGACAAAGGTAGTCCAATGA
- the pilM gene encoding type IV pilus assembly protein PilM, protein MNLKSLLGFSEFFALDIGTTAVRIVQLRGGGGTKSLVRYGSVPIDAKTAESDSASDQKRLADVIAQAVKQTGVGVKEVVVGIPSNKMFATVVDFPKLAQHELEKTIQYQLETHIPMSISESKVDWAVLGDSPTGQDKVEVLISAVSNSFAEGRLDLLEGIGLNVVALEPDGLALCRSLLPLGSTGAGLIVDIGDRATDLVINYGGNPRLVRSIPTGGSTFVKAAQQNLNVDEKQATQFVYKFGLNQDKLEGQIYRALEGTIDSVVSEVQKSIKYFDARYGGVKLDKIIVSGGAATLPGFPLHLANKVGLQVEIGNAWLNVSYPQSKHNDLIALSNHFSVAVGLAERASI, encoded by the coding sequence ATGAACCTCAAGAGCTTACTTGGTTTTAGTGAATTTTTTGCCCTAGACATCGGGACGACGGCTGTTCGGATTGTCCAACTGCGGGGTGGCGGCGGAACCAAGAGCTTGGTTCGTTATGGCAGCGTGCCGATTGACGCCAAAACAGCTGAGAGCGATTCCGCCAGCGACCAAAAGCGACTAGCCGACGTGATTGCCCAGGCAGTCAAGCAAACGGGTGTGGGCGTAAAGGAAGTCGTGGTGGGAATACCTTCTAATAAGATGTTTGCCACGGTGGTTGATTTTCCCAAATTAGCCCAACATGAACTAGAGAAAACTATCCAATACCAATTGGAGACACACATCCCGATGTCCATAAGTGAGTCCAAAGTCGACTGGGCAGTGCTGGGCGATTCCCCGACCGGTCAGGACAAAGTAGAGGTTCTGATCTCGGCCGTATCCAACTCCTTTGCCGAGGGCCGGCTTGATCTGCTTGAGGGGATTGGTCTTAACGTCGTGGCGCTCGAGCCCGACGGTTTAGCGCTTTGCCGCTCGCTATTGCCGCTGGGTTCGACTGGGGCCGGGCTGATTGTCGACATCGGCGATAGAGCTACTGATTTGGTTATTAATTATGGCGGCAATCCACGGCTGGTACGCTCTATTCCGACTGGCGGTTCGACGTTTGTTAAGGCGGCTCAGCAGAATCTCAACGTTGACGAAAAGCAGGCAACCCAATTTGTTTATAAGTTCGGCCTAAACCAGGACAAGCTCGAGGGTCAGATCTATAGGGCTCTGGAGGGCACGATCGACAGCGTGGTCAGCGAGGTTCAAAAATCAATCAAATACTTTGACGCGCGATACGGCGGCGTCAAGCTGGATAAAATCATCGTTTCCGGCGGCGCGGCGACCCTGCCCGGGTTTCCGCTTCATCTGGCCAACAAGGTTGGCCTCCAAGTGGAAATCGGCAACGCCTGGCTAAATGTGTCCTACCCACAATCGAAGCACAATGATTTGATCGCGCTATCCAATCATTTTTCCGTAGCGGTCGGTTTAGCCGAAAGAGCATCGATATGA
- a CDS encoding CDC27 family protein: MPRKKKSDKPAAKSAEVQDQGTFGSVGVSQQKLRLVLGAVILVVGAIAGYYWLKNDPPATGPLTAEQINVNDLENTVAHVNEENRENAELALAIAYFNNAQYKEALEIYREKETADPNEPSILKMIALCYINLNDKTNARTYLEKAKSVYGAKVETAEVELIDSQLESL; encoded by the coding sequence ATGCCCCGAAAGAAAAAAAGCGATAAACCAGCCGCTAAAAGTGCCGAAGTCCAAGATCAGGGGACGTTTGGCTCAGTCGGTGTGTCCCAGCAGAAACTACGATTGGTTTTAGGAGCGGTTATCCTCGTGGTGGGAGCGATCGCCGGTTACTACTGGCTTAAAAATGATCCGCCCGCCACCGGGCCGCTGACGGCTGAACAAATTAATGTTAACGATCTGGAAAACACGGTAGCTCATGTTAACGAAGAAAACCGAGAAAATGCTGAACTAGCTCTTGCCATAGCCTATTTTAATAATGCGCAGTATAAAGAAGCACTTGAAATTTATCGGGAAAAAGAAACAGCCGACCCTAACGAGCCATCAATTTTAAAAATGATAGCGCTTTGTTACATTAATCTAAACGACAAAACAAATGCTCGAACCTATCTGGAAAAAGCCAAGTCAGTCTACGGGGCTAAAGTCGAGACCGCTGAAGTCGAACTAATCGATTCGCAGTTGGAGTCTTTATGA
- the ychF gene encoding redox-regulated ATPase YchF, whose protein sequence is MSLSIGIVGLPNVGKSTLFNALTKNDILAANYPFATIEPNTGIVPIPDERLVSLAGLYDSAKITPAVIKFVDIAGLVAGASKGEGLGNQFLSHIREVDAILMVIRVFKSADVKHVENSVHPQRDVAIILTELVLADLQTVNKRLPTLDKESQSNTKLKADVELLIRAKELLDADQALNRHPDFVNKAIQSDNFRQLQLLTIKPIIHVFNVDEADLTDMNKQHELNKYIVQDKALYVNADMESELKDLPENEAKELLKSVGVDEPGLDKLAKTAYSTLGLQSFLTAGPKEVRAWTISAGSTAWQAAGVIHGDFQRGFIAADVVDLNDLVAAGTWPQARAHGKVKTEGKTYIMQPNDVVEFKFNV, encoded by the coding sequence ATGAGTTTATCGATCGGCATCGTCGGCTTGCCTAACGTCGGCAAGTCCACCCTATTTAACGCCCTGACAAAAAATGACATATTAGCGGCTAATTATCCGTTTGCCACAATCGAGCCTAACACCGGCATTGTGCCTATTCCCGACGAGCGGCTAGTTAGTCTGGCCGGCCTTTACGACTCAGCCAAGATTACGCCAGCCGTCATTAAATTCGTCGACATCGCCGGCCTGGTGGCCGGTGCCAGTAAAGGTGAGGGCCTGGGCAATCAATTTTTAAGCCACATCAGAGAAGTTGACGCCATATTGATGGTCATCAGAGTGTTTAAAAGCGCCGATGTCAAACACGTTGAGAATTCGGTTCATCCTCAAAGAGATGTCGCAATTATTCTGACTGAGCTCGTACTGGCCGATCTGCAAACCGTCAATAAACGACTGCCGACCCTAGACAAGGAATCCCAATCAAATACCAAGTTAAAGGCGGACGTCGAGCTACTTATCCGGGCTAAGGAACTACTCGACGCCGACCAGGCGCTCAATCGGCATCCTGACTTTGTAAATAAAGCCATCCAGTCTGACAATTTTCGTCAGCTTCAACTGCTGACAATTAAGCCAATTATCCATGTATTCAACGTGGATGAGGCTGATTTAACAGATATGAACAAACAACATGAACTGAACAAGTATATTGTTCAAGATAAAGCTTTGTACGTTAATGCCGACATGGAGTCGGAGCTTAAAGATTTACCAGAAAATGAAGCCAAAGAGCTATTAAAAAGCGTCGGAGTCGACGAGCCTGGCTTAGATAAGCTGGCCAAAACTGCGTATTCCACACTCGGCTTGCAAAGCTTTTTAACGGCTGGGCCAAAGGAGGTCCGAGCATGGACAATTTCAGCCGGGTCTACGGCCTGGCAAGCTGCCGGGGTCATCCACGGCGACTTTCAACGCGGCTTTATCGCCGCTGACGTTGTTGATTTAAATGATCTTGTCGCGGCCGGAACGTGGCCACAGGCAAGAGCTCATGGTAAGGTCAAAACTGAAGGTAAAACCTACATTATGCAGCCAAACGACGTTGTGGAGTTCAAATTTAATGTCTAG
- a CDS encoding DUF4260 domain-containing protein produces the protein MSRPTVAWLRAEGLIILLASLFVYAELGGHWLWFGALIFSFDASMVGYLKNDRLGALTYNIGHSLILPLILAAASWQLNEDLWLKFSVIWLAHIGLDRSLGYGLKSFDGFKYTHLGTISQSDRSK, from the coding sequence ATGTCTAGGCCAACTGTAGCTTGGCTTCGTGCTGAGGGTTTGATTATTTTGTTAGCCAGCTTGTTTGTCTACGCTGAGCTGGGTGGCCACTGGCTTTGGTTTGGGGCCCTCATCTTTAGTTTTGACGCCTCTATGGTGGGATATCTAAAGAATGACAGGCTAGGCGCCCTGACATACAACATCGGACATAGCTTGATCCTGCCTCTAATTTTGGCGGCTGCTAGCTGGCAACTAAACGAAGATCTGTGGCTCAAGTTCTCGGTTATATGGCTGGCCCATATTGGGCTCGATCGTTCGTTAGGTTATGGTTTAAAGAGCTTCGACGGATTCAAGTACACTCATCTGGGAACAATCTCTCAAAGCGACCGCAGCAAGTAA
- a CDS encoding TlyA family RNA methyltransferase produces MNKQNRPRQRLDVELVKRKLLMSRSQAESYIKLGRVKVNRRPADKAGQPIKATDKLSVSGEQYVSRAAFKLASAVEKLNVDFKDKIVLDVGSSTGGFTDYALAHGAKLVIAVDVGTNQLHPTLRADKRVELHEKTDIRDFQTDQIINLVLIDVSFISLRQVLPAISKLLVPNSQILAMVKPQFEAGGRYKHKGVIKNDAIRRQILKEFEEWVRNKFSIVGKADSEISGAKGNRERFYLLRSL; encoded by the coding sequence ATGAATAAGCAAAATAGACCAAGGCAACGACTGGATGTGGAGCTGGTTAAGCGCAAACTGTTAATGAGCCGCTCGCAGGCCGAATCATATATCAAGCTGGGGAGGGTCAAGGTTAATCGCCGGCCGGCGGACAAAGCCGGCCAACCGATAAAGGCAACAGACAAACTGTCCGTAAGCGGCGAGCAGTATGTCTCCCGCGCGGCATTCAAGCTGGCGTCGGCCGTCGAGAAACTAAACGTAGATTTTAAGGACAAAATAGTGCTTGATGTCGGCAGTTCCACCGGCGGGTTTACTGACTATGCCCTCGCACATGGTGCCAAATTAGTTATAGCCGTCGATGTCGGTACTAATCAACTTCATCCGACTTTGCGCGCCGATAAACGGGTCGAACTGCATGAAAAGACCGATATTCGGGACTTCCAGACAGATCAAATAATCAATTTAGTGCTGATTGACGTGTCTTTCATAAGTTTGCGCCAGGTACTACCTGCTATCTCCAAACTTCTAGTTCCTAACTCCCAAATTCTGGCCATGGTCAAGCCTCAGTTTGAGGCCGGCGGCCGTTACAAGCACAAAGGTGTAATCAAAAACGACGCCATCAGACGGCAAATCCTCAAAGAATTTGAGGAATGGGTGAGAAATAAGTTTTCTATCGTCGGCAAAGCCGACTCAGAGATCAGCGGAGCCAAAGGTAACAGGGAAAGATTTTACTTGCTGCGGTCGCTTTGA
- a CDS encoding ArsR family transcriptional regulator translates to MNNATIIKVEDIAKGVANAKRVAVLLALARKSPLYIDEIQDNVPMHYKTLNMHLQRLHRSGLIAKEFKGPTIQIYITKRGKQILTFLRNLD, encoded by the coding sequence ATGAATAACGCAACAATAATTAAAGTTGAAGATATAGCAAAGGGCGTGGCTAATGCTAAGCGCGTAGCAGTTCTGCTGGCACTGGCCAGAAAGAGCCCACTCTACATTGATGAAATACAGGATAATGTACCGATGCATTACAAAACGTTAAATATGCACTTGCAGCGTCTGCATCGGTCGGGCTTAATTGCTAAAGAGTTTAAGGGTCCTACTATCCAAATTTATATAACGAAGCGAGGAAAGCAGATTCTAACTTTCTTGAGAAACTTAGATTAA
- the efp gene encoding elongation factor P: MKNNKNNWLEPLKKPDIWHSCPLLSDRQLVYGITELKKGIVIDVDGVPYQIVDYAQKVMGRGGSIVNVKIKSLKDGRVLDKTYKGNEKVEAADIVRRKVQFLYADTDTAHFMDANTYEQFEVPIDITRDSLGFLPEGVSVQIQLYDAKVIGLELPVKVPLKIVSAPEVVKGDTQSTVQKEVTLETGHKLQVPMFIKNNETILVDTRDGSYVERAK; this comes from the coding sequence ATGAAAAACAACAAAAACAATTGGCTCGAGCCATTAAAAAAGCCCGACATTTGGCACTCCTGCCCTTTGTTGTCAGATAGGCAGCTGGTGTACGGGATTACCGAATTAAAAAAGGGAATCGTCATTGACGTTGATGGCGTACCCTATCAGATAGTCGACTATGCCCAGAAGGTAATGGGTCGGGGAGGCTCGATCGTTAATGTTAAGATTAAAAGCCTCAAAGATGGCCGCGTGCTAGATAAAACTTACAAAGGGAATGAAAAAGTCGAAGCCGCCGATATTGTGAGGAGAAAGGTCCAGTTTTTATATGCCGACACCGACACCGCGCATTTTATGGATGCTAACACCTATGAACAGTTCGAAGTGCCGATTGATATCACTCGGGACTCGCTCGGTTTTTTGCCCGAGGGCGTTAGTGTTCAAATTCAGCTGTATGACGCCAAAGTGATCGGGTTGGAGTTACCAGTCAAGGTACCGCTTAAGATAGTCTCTGCTCCAGAAGTTGTAAAGGGTGATACGCAATCGACCGTCCAAAAAGAAGTTACATTGGAGACTGGCCATAAATTGCAGGTCCCAATGTTTATTAAAAATAACGAGACAATACTGGTTGACACCAGGGATGGTTCCTATGTCGAACGCGCCAAATAG
- the rpsR gene encoding 30S ribosomal protein S18 has translation MARRNDHPAVFDYKDFKSLQRYINQFGQIESRKKTGLNEKQQKQLARAIKKARHLALLPFVVR, from the coding sequence ATGGCCAGACGCAACGATCATCCAGCCGTTTTTGATTACAAAGATTTTAAGTCACTTCAACGATACATTAACCAGTTTGGGCAGATTGAGAGTCGCAAAAAGACCGGTTTAAATGAAAAACAACAAAAACAATTGGCTCGAGCCATTAAAAAAGCCCGACATTTGGCACTCCTGCCCTTTGTTGTCAGATAG
- the ssb gene encoding single-stranded DNA-binding protein, with amino-acid sequence MARGFNKVILLGNLTRDPELKALPSGQNVCSFSLAINRTWRNADGEQQEAVDYIDCNAWGKAAEIINQYMQKGRALLVSGRLQQRTWEQDGQKRSKVDVVVEDFNFVGGPGESAAPATGKAASSSANSAKPSAKNANDDVVIEDIDDEPVDLSDIPF; translated from the coding sequence ATGGCGCGAGGATTTAACAAAGTGATATTACTGGGTAATTTAACCCGCGACCCAGAGTTAAAAGCGCTTCCTAGCGGTCAGAACGTATGCAGTTTCTCACTGGCAATAAACCGAACTTGGCGTAATGCCGATGGCGAGCAACAGGAAGCGGTGGATTACATTGACTGTAATGCTTGGGGTAAAGCGGCTGAAATCATCAACCAATATATGCAAAAGGGCCGGGCACTCTTGGTTTCAGGCCGATTACAGCAACGAACGTGGGAACAAGACGGCCAAAAGCGCTCCAAGGTCGATGTCGTGGTTGAGGACTTTAACTTTGTCGGCGGGCCGGGAGAGTCGGCCGCGCCAGCTACCGGTAAGGCAGCATCAAGTTCAGCCAACTCGGCTAAGCCCAGCGCTAAAAACGCCAATGATGACGTTGTGATCGAGGACATCGACGACGAACCGGTAGATTTAAGCGACATTCCCTTTTAA
- the rpsF gene encoding 30S ribosomal protein S6 — MQMNQYEMVLLLHPDLEIDLDKPLKKVESLIDQVKGKTVTTDVWGKRKLAYPIAGEDFAVYVFYEVELPGESIGKLEKALNITDEVLRYLVTHPVPKVEEEAEEAADDEAKAPIKKTTKVKED; from the coding sequence ATGCAAATGAATCAATATGAAATGGTGCTGCTGCTGCACCCAGATCTGGAAATCGACCTGGATAAGCCGCTAAAAAAGGTCGAAAGCCTGATAGATCAAGTCAAAGGCAAGACCGTTACAACTGATGTCTGGGGCAAGCGAAAGTTAGCTTACCCGATAGCCGGTGAAGATTTTGCGGTTTACGTTTTCTACGAGGTTGAACTGCCGGGCGAATCGATCGGTAAGCTGGAAAAAGCGCTCAACATAACCGACGAAGTGCTGCGATATTTGGTGACCCACCCGGTGCCTAAAGTAGAAGAAGAGGCCGAAGAGGCAGCCGACGACGAAGCCAAGGCCCCGATTAAAAAAACCACTAAGGTTAAGGAGGATTAG
- a CDS encoding helix-turn-helix domain-containing protein, with translation MPITKSRFNPGRRLQRARQAAGLSRQAVASRLNVKPEVIKHLDRWDLSNITDAQSRRLVRKYAIVVDQNPADFEGYVPDEERTTVNKSRLFVLSRTSLNLLIASLLIVLFGFIGWRTFEATARPGLMIDQPVNEQVLSSPLAAVSGRTSERAQVYINGLNVPVSPDGSFHTEVILSRGTNNIQIIAINGFGRQVEVSRLVVYQP, from the coding sequence ATGCCAATAACGAAGAGCAGGTTTAATCCCGGACGACGACTCCAGCGGGCACGGCAAGCCGCTGGGTTAAGCCGTCAAGCCGTCGCTAGCCGATTAAATGTCAAGCCTGAGGTTATCAAACATCTCGACCGGTGGGATCTATCCAATATTACTGACGCTCAGTCCCGCCGGCTAGTTAGAAAATACGCGATTGTCGTGGATCAAAATCCAGCCGATTTTGAAGGCTATGTCCCGGACGAAGAACGTACAACGGTTAATAAAAGCCGGCTGTTCGTACTTAGCCGAACTAGCTTGAACTTACTCATAGCGTCTTTGTTGATCGTCTTGTTCGGTTTCATTGGCTGGCGCACGTTTGAAGCCACCGCCCGACCAGGATTAATGATTGACCAGCCGGTCAACGAACAGGTACTATCGAGCCCGCTCGCGGCGGTGTCGGGCCGAACTTCAGAGCGTGCTCAAGTTTATATCAACGGTTTGAACGTACCAGTTAGCCCGGATGGGTCTTTTCATACCGAGGTCATCCTCAGTCGGGGCACCAACAATATACAAATCATCGCCATAAATGGATTCGGCCGGCAAGTTGAGGTCAGTCGTTTGGTCGTTTATCAACCCTAG